One Halococcus hamelinensis 100A6 genomic region harbors:
- a CDS encoding NAD(P)-dependent oxidoreductase produces MRIAVLGATGRTGQPLVEQAVERGHEVVGFIRDAIGLSPILRNEDQVSITEGDAYTGEGVERAIAGDGDPVDAVVSVLAQNSDGPDDLLTEAGRRMLAAMDQHGVERFVTLVGAGVREDGESVTLGGRMMGTLLKLLARTVLEDARNQVELVKDSDTRWTVVRGPRLTEDAHTGEFHHGTDLSLGMRDTAARANVAEFILNCLEDDLYVHEMPKIADT; encoded by the coding sequence ATGCGAATCGCAGTACTCGGTGCGACCGGACGAACCGGTCAACCACTCGTTGAGCAGGCAGTCGAACGTGGACACGAGGTGGTTGGCTTCATCCGGGATGCAATCGGTCTCTCACCCATACTTCGGAATGAGGACCAGGTCAGTATAACCGAAGGTGATGCATACACTGGTGAGGGCGTCGAACGCGCTATCGCTGGCGACGGCGACCCCGTCGATGCCGTCGTCAGCGTCCTCGCGCAAAACTCCGATGGGCCAGACGACCTGCTAACAGAAGCTGGCCGACGCATGCTCGCGGCGATGGATCAACACGGTGTCGAGCGGTTCGTGACGCTGGTCGGTGCGGGTGTCCGGGAGGATGGAGAATCGGTGACTCTCGGCGGACGGATGATGGGTACACTGTTGAAACTGCTAGCACGTACAGTGCTCGAAGACGCTCGCAATCAGGTCGAACTAGTCAAAGATAGCGACACTCGATGGACGGTCGTGCGTGGGCCGCGTCTCACTGAAGACGCCCATACGGGCGAGTTCCACCACGGGACGGACCTCTCGCTAGGCATGCGCGACACCGCCGCGCGGGCGAACGTCGCCGAGTTCATCCTCAACTGTCTTGAAGACGACC